From one Deltaproteobacteria bacterium GWC2_65_14 genomic stretch:
- a CDS encoding lipid hydroperoxide peroxidase, with protein MEERTGVVTVKGKPVTLLGPEIRVGDKAPDFRVVDTSMAPVTLGDFRGKVKVISVVTSLDTAVCDVETRRFNQEAAKLPGDVVVLTISLDLPFAQKRWCAGSGVDKVKVLSDYQERSFAAAYGVMIRELKLLARSIFVVDGKDVVRYIQRVPENGQEPDYGAVLAAVKGITG; from the coding sequence ATGGAGGAACGCACAGGAGTCGTAACGGTCAAGGGAAAGCCGGTGACCCTGCTCGGGCCGGAGATCCGGGTCGGCGACAAGGCGCCCGACTTCCGGGTGGTCGACACCTCCATGGCCCCGGTCACGCTCGGGGATTTCCGGGGCAAGGTCAAGGTGATCAGCGTGGTTACATCGCTGGACACGGCGGTCTGCGACGTGGAGACCCGGCGGTTCAACCAGGAGGCGGCGAAGCTTCCCGGCGACGTCGTGGTGCTGACCATAAGCCTCGACCTTCCGTTCGCCCAGAAGCGCTGGTGCGCGGGGTCCGGCGTGGACAAGGTGAAGGTGCTCTCCGACTACCAGGAGCGGTCGTTCGCGGCCGCCTACGGGGTGATGATCCGGGAACTGAAGCTCCTCGCCCGATCGATCTTCGTGGTCGACGGAAAGGATGTCGTCCGGTACATTCAGCGTGTCCCGGAGAACGGCCAGGAGCCGGACTACGGGGCGGTTCTCGCCGCCGTGAAGGGAATCACCGGGTAG
- a CDS encoding fructose-bisphosphate aldolase translates to MNAAELASVARSLVAAGKGILAADESTPTIEKRFKSIFLASTEENRRAYRELLFTTEGISEFISGVILFDETIRQKTREGVPFPEHLESRGVIPGIKVDEGAKALAGFPGEKVTEGLDGLRARLEEYAELGARFAKWRAVLAIGEGIPTPGCLSANAHALARYAALSQEAGLVPIVEPEVLMDGTHTLARCEEVTGRTLALLYSELNAQRVVLEGTLLKPNMVLPGKECPHQAPASEIAEATVRCLRRAVPAAVPGIVFLSGGQSPEQATERLNAMNALGKFPWELSFSYGRALQEPVLTAWKGVPGNVAAAQAAFNHRSRCNGAARYGKYTRQMEHETA, encoded by the coding sequence ATGAATGCAGCCGAACTGGCATCGGTCGCCCGTTCCCTCGTCGCCGCGGGGAAGGGGATCCTGGCCGCCGACGAGAGCACACCCACCATCGAGAAACGGTTCAAGTCCATCTTCCTGGCGTCCACCGAGGAAAACCGGCGCGCCTACCGGGAGCTTCTCTTCACCACGGAGGGGATCTCCGAATTCATCAGCGGCGTGATCCTCTTCGACGAGACGATCCGGCAGAAGACGCGGGAGGGGGTCCCCTTCCCGGAGCATCTGGAGTCGCGGGGGGTGATCCCGGGGATCAAGGTGGACGAGGGAGCGAAGGCGCTGGCCGGGTTTCCCGGGGAGAAGGTGACGGAGGGGCTGGACGGACTCCGGGCCCGGCTCGAGGAATATGCGGAGCTCGGTGCCCGCTTCGCCAAGTGGCGGGCGGTCCTGGCGATCGGGGAGGGGATTCCCACTCCCGGCTGCCTGTCGGCGAACGCCCACGCGCTGGCGCGCTACGCCGCCCTCTCCCAGGAGGCCGGCCTGGTGCCGATCGTCGAGCCGGAGGTCCTCATGGACGGGACGCACACCCTGGCCCGCTGCGAGGAGGTGACCGGGCGCACGCTGGCGCTGCTCTACTCCGAGCTCAACGCCCAGCGGGTCGTTCTCGAGGGGACGCTGCTCAAGCCGAACATGGTGCTCCCGGGGAAGGAGTGCCCGCACCAGGCCCCCGCCTCGGAGATCGCCGAGGCGACCGTCCGGTGCCTGCGCCGCGCCGTCCCCGCGGCGGTCCCGGGGATCGTCTTCCTCTCCGGCGGGCAGAGCCCGGAGCAGGCGACCGAACGGCTGAACGCCATGAACGCCTTGGGGAAATTCCCCTGGGAGCTTTCCTTCTCCTACGGGCGCGCGCTGCAGGAGCCGGTGCTGACGGCCTGGAAGGGGGTCCCCGGGAACGTTGCCGCCGCGCAGGCCGCCTTCAACCACCGGTCCCGGTGCAACGGCGCCGCGCGGTACGGAAAATACACCAGGCAGATGGAGCACGAGACAGCCTGA